In a genomic window of Gossypium arboreum isolate Shixiya-1 chromosome 7, ASM2569848v2, whole genome shotgun sequence:
- the LOC108486408 gene encoding E3 ubiquitin-protein ligase RHF2A-like isoform X2, whose protein sequence is MEDTKSEAHITSAAAFVEGGIQDACDDACSICLEAFCESDPSTVTCCKHEFHLQCILEWCQRSSQCPMCWQPISLKDPTSQELLEAVERERSFRFNPSRNAAIFHHPTLGDFELQHLPMGTNDAELDERIIQHLAAAAAMGRARHIARREGMRNRSSIQGRPQFLVFSTHPNAPSTGPISSLVATQGEVQPAPTITVGTPSSPSRTVGEESLVSITPETSAQADQQSASASRSNVIFVNGQGISAPVNNRRSPNQSSPNSQDRAGPSDFQSLSESLKSRFNAVSMRYRESISKSTRGWKERFFSRNTSMAGLGFEIRREVNDGSNATVLRTIEPAETRDNIASPTVSSSLEDGSNPESNNHQIVDAGVETPLTETSAQASCAASSASK, encoded by the exons ATGGAAGATACCAAGTCTGAGGCGCATATAACCTCTGCTGCAGCTTTTGTGGAAGGGGGAATTCAGGATGCTTGTGATGATGCCTGCAGTATATGCCTTGAAGCATTCTGTGAAAGTGATCCATCCACG GTGACCTGCTGCAAGCACGAGTTTCATCTTCAGTGCATTCTTGAATG GTGTCAAAGGAGTTCTCAGTGCCCAATGTGCTGGCAGCCAATCAGCCTGAAAGATCCAACCAG CCAGGAGTTGCTTGAGGCTGTTGAACGTGAAAGGAGTTTTAGGTTTAATCCTTCTAGAAATGCAGCCATATTTCATCATCCAACGCTGGGGGATTTTGAACTACAGCAT TTGCCAATGGGGACAAATGATGCTGAACTTGATGAGCGCATAATCCAGCACTTGGCTGCTGCTGCTGCAATGGGACGAGCACGTCACATTGCAAGGAGGGAAGGTATGAGGAATAGGTCATCAATTCAAGGTCGTCCGCAATTCTTGGTATTTTCAACACATCCAAATGCACCTTCTACTGGTCCTATATCTTCACTAGTTGCAACTCAAGGAGAAGTTCAACCAGCCCCTACAATCACTGTTGGCACTCCATCCTCACCTTCAAGAACTGTGGGGGAAGAATCTTTGGTATCAATTACTCCTGAAACATCTGCCCAAGCTGATCAGCAGTCTGCCTCTGCATCTCGCTCCAATGTAATTTTTGTCAATGGTCAAGGGATTTCCGCTCCCGTTAACAATAG GAGGTCTCCTAATCAGTCTTCTCCTAATAGTCAAGATCGAGCTGGACCTTCGGATTTCCAGTCActttcagaatcattgaaatcaCGGTTTAATGCTGTTTCAATGAG GTACAGAGAGTCAATTTCAAAGAGTACAAGGGGTTGGAAGGAGAGATTTTTCTCGCGCAACACTTCCATGGCAGGTCTGGGTTTTGAAATTAGGAGAGAGGTTAATGATGGCAGCAATGCAACAGTCTTGCGCACGATAGAGCCTGCAGAAACCAGAGATAATATTGCCAGTCCTACTGTATCAAGCAGTTTGGAAGATGGGTCTAATCCAGAATCAAATAACCACCAGATTGTAGATGCCGGTGTAGAAACTCCTTTGACTGAGACCAGTGCCCAAGCTTCATGTGCTGCAAGTTCTGCTTCCAAATAA
- the LOC108486408 gene encoding E3 ubiquitin-protein ligase RHF2A-like isoform X1, whose protein sequence is MHLISVVSVSSVLTIYVSKDMEDTKSEAHITSAAAFVEGGIQDACDDACSICLEAFCESDPSTVTCCKHEFHLQCILEWCQRSSQCPMCWQPISLKDPTSQELLEAVERERSFRFNPSRNAAIFHHPTLGDFELQHLPMGTNDAELDERIIQHLAAAAAMGRARHIARREGMRNRSSIQGRPQFLVFSTHPNAPSTGPISSLVATQGEVQPAPTITVGTPSSPSRTVGEESLVSITPETSAQADQQSASASRSNVIFVNGQGISAPVNNRRSPNQSSPNSQDRAGPSDFQSLSESLKSRFNAVSMRYRESISKSTRGWKERFFSRNTSMAGLGFEIRREVNDGSNATVLRTIEPAETRDNIASPTVSSSLEDGSNPESNNHQIVDAGVETPLTETSAQASCAASSASK, encoded by the exons ATGCATCTCATCAGTGTAGTATCAGTGTCTTCAGTGTTGACTATATATGTTTCCAAG GACATGGAAGATACCAAGTCTGAGGCGCATATAACCTCTGCTGCAGCTTTTGTGGAAGGGGGAATTCAGGATGCTTGTGATGATGCCTGCAGTATATGCCTTGAAGCATTCTGTGAAAGTGATCCATCCACG GTGACCTGCTGCAAGCACGAGTTTCATCTTCAGTGCATTCTTGAATG GTGTCAAAGGAGTTCTCAGTGCCCAATGTGCTGGCAGCCAATCAGCCTGAAAGATCCAACCAG CCAGGAGTTGCTTGAGGCTGTTGAACGTGAAAGGAGTTTTAGGTTTAATCCTTCTAGAAATGCAGCCATATTTCATCATCCAACGCTGGGGGATTTTGAACTACAGCAT TTGCCAATGGGGACAAATGATGCTGAACTTGATGAGCGCATAATCCAGCACTTGGCTGCTGCTGCTGCAATGGGACGAGCACGTCACATTGCAAGGAGGGAAGGTATGAGGAATAGGTCATCAATTCAAGGTCGTCCGCAATTCTTGGTATTTTCAACACATCCAAATGCACCTTCTACTGGTCCTATATCTTCACTAGTTGCAACTCAAGGAGAAGTTCAACCAGCCCCTACAATCACTGTTGGCACTCCATCCTCACCTTCAAGAACTGTGGGGGAAGAATCTTTGGTATCAATTACTCCTGAAACATCTGCCCAAGCTGATCAGCAGTCTGCCTCTGCATCTCGCTCCAATGTAATTTTTGTCAATGGTCAAGGGATTTCCGCTCCCGTTAACAATAG GAGGTCTCCTAATCAGTCTTCTCCTAATAGTCAAGATCGAGCTGGACCTTCGGATTTCCAGTCActttcagaatcattgaaatcaCGGTTTAATGCTGTTTCAATGAG GTACAGAGAGTCAATTTCAAAGAGTACAAGGGGTTGGAAGGAGAGATTTTTCTCGCGCAACACTTCCATGGCAGGTCTGGGTTTTGAAATTAGGAGAGAGGTTAATGATGGCAGCAATGCAACAGTCTTGCGCACGATAGAGCCTGCAGAAACCAGAGATAATATTGCCAGTCCTACTGTATCAAGCAGTTTGGAAGATGGGTCTAATCCAGAATCAAATAACCACCAGATTGTAGATGCCGGTGTAGAAACTCCTTTGACTGAGACCAGTGCCCAAGCTTCATGTGCTGCAAGTTCTGCTTCCAAATAA
- the LOC108486408 gene encoding E3 ubiquitin-protein ligase RHF2A-like isoform X3, producing MESRSFIWLSFLLQKQGLSISLQKSQRVKCSNLRCQRSSQCPMCWQPISLKDPTSQELLEAVERERSFRFNPSRNAAIFHHPTLGDFELQHLPMGTNDAELDERIIQHLAAAAAMGRARHIARREGMRNRSSIQGRPQFLVFSTHPNAPSTGPISSLVATQGEVQPAPTITVGTPSSPSRTVGEESLVSITPETSAQADQQSASASRSNVIFVNGQGISAPVNNRRSPNQSSPNSQDRAGPSDFQSLSESLKSRFNAVSMRYRESISKSTRGWKERFFSRNTSMAGLGFEIRREVNDGSNATVLRTIEPAETRDNIASPTVSSSLEDGSNPESNNHQIVDAGVETPLTETSAQASCAASSASK from the exons ATGGAAAGCAGGAGCTTTATATGGTTATCTTTTCTCCTTCAAAAGCAGGGTCTATCTATTTCTCTCCAAAAAAGCCAAAGAGTGAAGTGTTCAAATCTAAG GTGTCAAAGGAGTTCTCAGTGCCCAATGTGCTGGCAGCCAATCAGCCTGAAAGATCCAACCAG CCAGGAGTTGCTTGAGGCTGTTGAACGTGAAAGGAGTTTTAGGTTTAATCCTTCTAGAAATGCAGCCATATTTCATCATCCAACGCTGGGGGATTTTGAACTACAGCAT TTGCCAATGGGGACAAATGATGCTGAACTTGATGAGCGCATAATCCAGCACTTGGCTGCTGCTGCTGCAATGGGACGAGCACGTCACATTGCAAGGAGGGAAGGTATGAGGAATAGGTCATCAATTCAAGGTCGTCCGCAATTCTTGGTATTTTCAACACATCCAAATGCACCTTCTACTGGTCCTATATCTTCACTAGTTGCAACTCAAGGAGAAGTTCAACCAGCCCCTACAATCACTGTTGGCACTCCATCCTCACCTTCAAGAACTGTGGGGGAAGAATCTTTGGTATCAATTACTCCTGAAACATCTGCCCAAGCTGATCAGCAGTCTGCCTCTGCATCTCGCTCCAATGTAATTTTTGTCAATGGTCAAGGGATTTCCGCTCCCGTTAACAATAG GAGGTCTCCTAATCAGTCTTCTCCTAATAGTCAAGATCGAGCTGGACCTTCGGATTTCCAGTCActttcagaatcattgaaatcaCGGTTTAATGCTGTTTCAATGAG GTACAGAGAGTCAATTTCAAAGAGTACAAGGGGTTGGAAGGAGAGATTTTTCTCGCGCAACACTTCCATGGCAGGTCTGGGTTTTGAAATTAGGAGAGAGGTTAATGATGGCAGCAATGCAACAGTCTTGCGCACGATAGAGCCTGCAGAAACCAGAGATAATATTGCCAGTCCTACTGTATCAAGCAGTTTGGAAGATGGGTCTAATCCAGAATCAAATAACCACCAGATTGTAGATGCCGGTGTAGAAACTCCTTTGACTGAGACCAGTGCCCAAGCTTCATGTGCTGCAAGTTCTGCTTCCAAATAA